One Actinomycetospora corticicola genomic window, GCTGCCGTGGACCAGTAGCGAGAAGACGATCGCGCCGACGAGGTTGCCGACGAAGGACACCGCGATGATCGCGGCGACCCCGCCGATGCCGGGCCCGCGCAGCCGGTCGAACAGGCCCATGACCGACACCATCATGTTGCCGGTGGAGAGCTCGGCGCCGGCGAACACCACGAGGGTCAGCGCGATGCCGAAGAGCAGGCCCTGCGCGAGCTTGCTGAACGGGGACTGGGCGGCCTCGAGCGGCCCGGCCGCGGCGAACATGAGCACCACCGCGACGCCGACGTAGGCGCCGCCGAACAGCGTGTTGATGCCGTAGGCCAGCGGCATCCGCAGCTCGTCGGTCTTCTTCTCGCCCGCGATGGCCTGCTCTCGCACGGCGTCGGGCACGGAGATCGGCATGGCTTCCCCCTCCGGGCCGGGGGCCGGCCGCGTCGGGGATCCAGTGCCTCCCGGCGCATCGTGAAAAACCGATTCCGTGTGAACAGCACGAAACGTCCGATACCGCTCAGAGCAGACAGGGCCCGGCCGTCGTCGTCAGCGTCGCGCTCCACGGCCCCGTCCAGGCGCCCGCGGTCGCCCGCACGCGCAGGTACACCGTGGTGCGCCCGACCGCCCGCACGGTGACCGGGGACGACAGCGCGCTCGTGGTGCCGGCCGCGACCGGCGCGGCGAAGTCGGCGGTGGTGGCGGCCTGGAACTGGTAGGCGCCCGCCGTCGCGACCGCCGTCCACCGCAGCGTCGTGGCGGCCGCGCCCAGGCCGGTCACCACCCCGGAGGTCGACGTCGTCGGCGGGGCGGTGGTCGTCGTCGTGGCGGTGGTCGGGGCGACGACGGTGGTGGTCGCGGCCGTCGTGACCGGCGCCGGTGGCGTCGTCGTGGGGACCACCGTCGTCGTGGGCGCCGCGGTCGTGGTGGTCGCGGCGCGCGGCGAGACGGTGGGCGTGGGCGTCGTCGTGACCACCTGCTCCGGGAAGGACTCCACGCCACCCCCGGAGGCGGTGAACCGGCCGAGCAGCGCGCTGCACGCCCAGGCGTCCGCGGTCGCGGTGGTGGCTCCGAGCGCCCCTGCCCGGGCGGTCGCGTTGCCGGGGCCGCTGCTCGACCACGCGGCGACCGCGACCCCGCACCCGGTCAGCAGCCCGAGCGCGGTCAGCAGGGCGACGACGGCGCGGCTCACGGCGCGCTCACCACCGTCACCGTGACCGGGACCGCGAAGGTGGCGCCCTGGCAGCCGGTCTCCGAGGCGGTCGACATCGCGACGGCGCCGGGCAGCACGAGGGTGGTGCTCGCCGCGGGGACGAGGACGATGCCGGCCGGGTTCTGCGGGACGAAGCCGACCCCGGTGGTGACGCAGGTGCCGATCCCGCCGGCCGCGGTGGCCGCCCCGGCCGCGGCGATGGACGCGACCCGCACCCGGTAGGGGTTGGGGTTGGTCACGGTGAGCGCCGCGGTCCCCGTGGCGCCGGGGGTGAGCAGGCCGGACGTGACGGCGCTGCCCGCCACGGCGGTCGTGGTCGGGGCGAGCGCGGTGCCCCCGGAGAGCGCGGGCGACCCCGATCCGGACGCGAGCCAGGCCGCGACCGCGACCCCGGCCGCCCCCAGCGCCGCCGCGATCAGCACCAGCACGAGGACCACCGTGGTGCGGCGACGTCGCCCACCGAGCCGCCTGCGCCACCCGCGTCGGCCGGCGCGGCCGGGCGTCGGATCCGTCCGCTGCGGCGGGGTGTCGGACACGGGCGCCTCCGGGGCGGCGACGCGACGGACCGGGGAGGGCCGGTCGTCGGGACGGCGGGGTGGGGCCGGGCGGGCGTCGCGCTCCCGCGGCAGGACCGGGCCGATCCCGATGCCGGTGGCCGGGGTCGGTCGCGGCTCCCGCGAGCGGGGCACGGCCGCGCGGCCGCGCCCGTCGTCGGGACCCTCCGGCGTCGGCACCGGGAAGGCGCCGGAGGGCACGGCGAAGGCCGCTCCGGGCCTCGTCGGGACGGCCCGGAACGGCTCGGTGACCGCCTCCGGATCCACCGGGCGGCCGCGCGCGGTGCCCGCGAGGTGACGGGGGCGCCTGCCCGGCAGCGGGATCGGGCCCGTCCGCTCGACCGGGCCGCGCCCCTCCCGCTGGAGCAGCGAGTCGACCTTCACCCCGCCGCGGACGCGAGGTCCGCCCGCAGGGGCATGGAGAACGTCTGGCCCTGGCAGGTGTTGTCGGGGTCGGCGACCATCGTGGCCGTCAGTGTGTAGGTGCCGGAGGCGCCGGGCGCGATGGTCCCGGTCGGGTTCGCCACGGCGGGGCTGGTCACCGTGCCGGCCGGGCAGGTGCCGACCTTGTCCGAGGTGCTCGCACCGATCCCGACCACCTTCACGGGGTACGGGTTCGGGTTGTTGATCGTGACCGTGTACGGGGTCGACGACCCGGGGTAGAGCGGCGTGCCCTTCGAGGCGGAGGCGATCGTCGAGTTCACGGCGACGCTCGAGGTCGTCGCGCCGGAGCCCTCACCGGTGGAGAGGTACGCCGCGAACGCGACGCCCGCGCCCGCGAGGACGAGCAGGACCCCGCCCAGGACGGCGAGACGCTTGCGGTTGTTCGTCATGTCCCGTCGACCCGGCCGACGCCGTCCCGTGACGCAGGGTCACCGCATGGTGTGGTGAACGTTTCAGTCGAGGTAGTCGCCCATCCGGCGGAAGTAGTCCCCGGCGACGTGGTCGACCCCGTCCTCGTCGCGCACCCGCTGCAGCACCAGACCGTGCTGGTCGCCGTGCCAGGCCTCGGGACCGGCCACGACGATCACCCCGGTGCCCTCCCGGGCGAAGACCCGACCGTTCGTCCCACCGCACCGGTTGCGCGACACGCTCGCCTCGAGCACCCGCAGCCGCCGGCCCTCGTGCAGGCACCAGGCGTTGGGATAGGGCCCGGTCTGGGCGCGGACGAGGTTGACCAGGTCCCTGGCCGGCCGGTCCCACGGGATCCGGTTGTCCCGGTCGGCGCGCCGGTGGAAGAAGCTCGCGTGCTCCGGGTCCTGACGCAGCCAGTCGTGCGGGCCGTGCTCGACGCGGTCGAGGGCGTCGAGCGTCAGCGGCCCGAAGAGCTCGACGGTGCGCTGGAACAGGTCCTCGGTGGTGTCGGTGGGGGTCACCGGCACGGTCCGCTGCGTGATGATGTCGCCGCGGTCGAGGTCCGCGTCCATCCAGTGCGCCGTGATCCCCACCTGCGACTCGCCGTTGATCAGCGCCCAGTTCAGCGGCGAGAACCCGGCGTACTTGGGCAGCAGGGCGTCGTGGGTGTTGACGGTGCCGCGGGTGGGGGCCGAGAACACCTTCGGCGAGATCCAGGTGCGCCAGTTGCAGGCGACGCCGATCTCCGCGCCGCTGTCGGTGATCGCGGCGACCAGCTCGTCGTCCACGGCCTTCTGCCGGTAGAGCACCGGGATGTCGTGCTCGCGGGCGAGGTCGGCCACCGGTTCCTGGAAGATCGCCGGCTCGTGCGCCGAGTCCTCCTCGGGGTGGCTCACGAGGAGGACCACCTCGTGGCGGCTCTCGAGCAGGCTCGCGAGCAACCTCGTTCCCCACTTCTGGTAGCCGAACAACACCACGCGCACGGTCGCCTCCTCGCCCCCGTCGGTCAGGTGAGGCTCACCTAAGCAGAGATCGAGACGCCCCGGGTCCGGATGCGACCTTGTTCTCCCACCTCGTTCTCCCGAACCGCCCCCACCGCGCACCGACGTCCGTCATCGTCAGCACGCGTGGCGGGCAGGCGGGAGCTCATCGAGTCCGAGGACTTCCAGCGCCGCCGGGGCGTGGCCGCCCTGGTGCGCGGGGACGACCTCGCGGTGGCCGACGTCGCCCGGCGCCCGAACGCCGCGCTGCTCACCGGCCTCGTCGTCGTGGTGCTCGTGGCCGCGCTGTCCGCCGCCTCGGCGTTCCTCACCGACCGCCCTCCCGACGGCTGGCGCGACGAGGGCACCGTCGTCCTCGACCGCGACACCGGCGCCCGCTACCTCGCCACCGACGGCCTGCTCCGGCCCGCACCCACGCTCACCGCCGCGCTGCTCGCCGGGGGCCGACGCGGCGAGCCGGTGCTCGTCCCGCACGCGCGCGTCCTCACCGTGCCCGTCGGCACCGCCCTTCCCGACGACGGGTCGCCGCAGCTCCCGCCGGCGCTCGCGGCTCCCGTGCCGCTCACCGCGTGCGTCACCGGACCCGACCGCGACGCCCCCGACCAGGTCGCCGTGTACGCCGGGCCCGTCGTCGGACCGTCGACGGCGGCCACCGGGTTCCTCGCGCGCGCCTCGGGGACGGGCGAGGCCGTGCTCGTCGCGGGGGGACGGACCCACCTCGTCGCCCCGCAGGCCCTGCCGCTGCTCGGCTGGTCCCCGGGGCAGGTCCGGGAGGTGCCGGGGCCGTGGCTGGGACTGCTCCCCCGCGGTGGCGAACTCTCCCTGCGGGAGGCGCCCGGGCCGGTCGTGGCCACCACCGACGGGACCCGGTACGTTCTCGACCGGGGCCGGGCGCGGCTCGTCGCCGACGAGACCACGGCACGTCTGCTGCCCGCGCCGGTGCGCACCGTCGTCCCGGACGAGGTCCTGCGGCTCCCGGCCGGACCCGTCGTCGGGATCGCGGACGTCCCGAGCATCCCGCCGACGGTGCCCGACCGGGAGGACGCCGCGGTCCCCTGCGTCGTCCGCGGCGGGGACGGCCCGACGCTGGCGGTGTTCGGCGCCGTCGCGGCGCCGGGGCTGCCGGCCGGCCCGGAACGGCTGCTCGCGGGCGGGGAGCGTGCGGTGCGGGTGACCTGGCACGTGCCCCCGGGCGGCGGGGCCCTGCTCGCGCCGCCGGAGTTCGACGCCGACGCGCGGCCGGCCGGGCGCACCGTCGACGAGGGCATGGTGCTGGTGGACGCCGGGCTCGGGTTCGGGGTGCGCGACGACGAGGCCCTGCGCGCCCTCGGCTACACCCGAGGCCAGGTCCTGCCGATCGGCCGACCGTGGTTCGCGCTGCTCGCCGGGGGCCCGCAGCTCGCCGTGCCGGACTGACTTTCCCGAAACCGCACCCACGGCGACGACGGGTCGGTCACCGTGAGGGTCGACCGCGGAACCCGACCCGGGAGGGGGCCCTGATGGCGGGGCAGTACGACGTCTCGACCGCGACGATGGCGCAGACGCAGTCGCGCATGGTCGCAGGAGTGGCCGACATCCGCTCGGAGCTCACCGCGTTGCGGGGGA contains:
- a CDS encoding formyltransferase family protein, with translation MRVVLFGYQKWGTRLLASLLESRHEVVLLVSHPEEDSAHEPAIFQEPVADLAREHDIPVLYRQKAVDDELVAAITDSGAEIGVACNWRTWISPKVFSAPTRGTVNTHDALLPKYAGFSPLNWALINGESQVGITAHWMDADLDRGDIITQRTVPVTPTDTTEDLFQRTVELFGPLTLDALDRVEHGPHDWLRQDPEHASFFHRRADRDNRIPWDRPARDLVNLVRAQTGPYPNAWCLHEGRRLRVLEASVSRNRCGGTNGRVFAREGTGVIVVAGPEAWHGDQHGLVLQRVRDEDGVDHVAGDYFRRMGDYLD
- a CDS encoding type VII secretion protein EccB, with product MAGRRELIESEDFQRRRGVAALVRGDDLAVADVARRPNAALLTGLVVVVLVAALSAASAFLTDRPPDGWRDEGTVVLDRDTGARYLATDGLLRPAPTLTAALLAGGRRGEPVLVPHARVLTVPVGTALPDDGSPQLPPALAAPVPLTACVTGPDRDAPDQVAVYAGPVVGPSTAATGFLARASGTGEAVLVAGGRTHLVAPQALPLLGWSPGQVREVPGPWLGLLPRGGELSLREAPGPVVATTDGTRYVLDRGRARLVADETTARLLPAPVRTVVPDEVLRLPAGPVVGIADVPSIPPTVPDREDAAVPCVVRGGDGPTLAVFGAVAAPGLPAGPERLLAGGERAVRVTWHVPPGGGALLAPPEFDADARPAGRTVDEGMVLVDAGLGFGVRDDEALRALGYTRGQVLPIGRPWFALLAGGPQLAVPD